ACCTTTGCCTTGGTGCTTGTTTGCGATCGCAATTCCATTTCCATGTGTAATTAATTGACATAAGACATACATGGGAATTTTTTGATTGCCTTTGGTAATTAAACCTTCTGTGATTAAATGTGGCATTGGCATCTGCCATTGACCGCCATCTATACCACCACCAGCAGAACCAATTTCTACGTTGTCCCTTGCTGAACCCCAAGAAGCTTGCTTGGAAAGGTCAACATTAGTCATGCCATACTTGGCAAAAAAGCCTTTTTCTTTAGCAATAATTAAAGGAGCCGCTTCTACAATAGGAATATACCCAAGCTTGACTGTAGTAGTCTCTGGTGCTTGTTCGGAACTAATATTAGCAACCGACTGAGCAGTTGGTTGTGCTTTAGTGCTTCCACCAGTTAAGTTTTCGGGGGGATTACCCAAACAGCCTTTAAGGAATACAGCACTTGCAGATGCTCCGGCTGCGAAAATGAATTTGCGGCGAGAAATTTGATTAAAAAATTCTGTCATAATATCTCCTTTGAAGGTAAATTTTATTTTTTATAGCTATGACAATTTAGGCAAAAAACATTATGTTTATTGCGCTATTTAATGATTAATCAAGCTATATTTGACAATGTAAACGCAGCCATTTCACCAATGACCCGTCTACTTATATAAAAACTCGGCTAATTTATTGGCTCTGCTCTAGTGTGACGCAGAGGCATCATTCACCTTGTTGAAATCAGTTTACAGCCTTTGAAGCCAAATTAGTTCACTCGGTATCTCGAATTATTAAACAAATATTAGATTGGATGCATAAGGAAAAATTTATCTATTTTCCTTAACTATAGTAATAATTTCTAATATCAATACCGTTGCCAATTTACGAGGGTTCAACACCTGTGGAAAGGGGATGAATACGTCCCAAAGAAGTGAGCTTGGCAAAAATTTGGGCTAGTAAAATAGGCTCAGGCTTTTGAGGAAGTATTTTTAACATTTCATGAACATATCGAAAACCACGGTAATAAGCTTTCAGGTCAATAATGCCAGAACCAGGATTATGTTTACGGAAATCAGCTAGAAGATGATGGGATAAATTGACCATAAAGAATGCAATATTAGCAGCATTAGTCACAGCAGTTTGGCTCAGATTCATAAAATCTTCCAAGCCCCAGAATTGCTTGGCATCCCGAAAATTAAACTCGATTTGGAAACGAAGCTTGTAATAGTCAATAATTCTGTCAGCCGTCAAATCTAAGTCGCTGGAAAATAAAATTACATGGCTACGTATATTGGCTTTAAGATTAGTTTTGACTAAAATAACTACATTGAGAGACTGAGCAAATTCTTTGTGAAGAAGAGTAGCTTGATAAATATCAGTTTGAATTCCATCTTCAATATCACTTTTACACAAATATTTCTCAGGTAGATTACGGTAGTCTAGTTTTTCCCCGTATTTACGACGAGAACGTTTATTCGAGTCAGGATTTTCATAAGGGATGTATAATGCTGAATCATGGCGCAGCTTGGAAATTATGTGCAAGTTAACTTGTCGTACCATCTGCAAGGCATTGTTGTTACCAAAATGACCATCTACTACCAAGTATGTCAAGGGGATAAAGTTAGCTACTAGCTCAAATAGTGAGTTAATCATCTTTTTAATTAACAAGAGTTCAGATGTTAATATCACTTCGGTTTTGTTTTTATTCTTACTGCCTTTCGGTCGTCCCCGTCCACGTTTCTCTTTAGCTTTTACTTTTTTGATTGGCAAGGTGTTATTTATTTGGGCATCACTTTTAATTACCTGTTCTATTCCAATCGGAAATGATTGCCTTCCTTCTACGCTTACTAATGACAATACGAAGAAAGATAAACCATTAATTGGTTTACTAGCCAGGCTAGAAAAAAA
The Nostoc punctiforme PCC 73102 genome window above contains:
- a CDS encoding IS4 family transposase, encoding MPDILSLLQCLLPQINATTMRQLNQIILAMLALSGRVTMLGIARWAGDGGSYRTMGRFFSTVIPWATLFWLFFRQHLWRKNDVYLLAGDEVVVSKSGKQTYGVDRFFSSLASKPINGLSFFVLSLVSVEGRQSFPIGIEQVIKSDAQINNTLPIKKVKAKEKRGRGRPKGSKNKNKTEVILTSELLLIKKMINSLFELVANFIPLTYLVVDGHFGNNNALQMVRQVNLHIISKLRHDSALYIPYENPDSNKRSRRKYGEKLDYRNLPEKYLCKSDIEDGIQTDIYQATLLHKEFAQSLNVVILVKTNLKANIRSHVILFSSDLDLTADRIIDYYKLRFQIEFNFRDAKQFWGLEDFMNLSQTAVTNAANIAFFMVNLSHHLLADFRKHNPGSGIIDLKAYYRGFRYVHEMLKILPQKPEPILLAQIFAKLTSLGRIHPLSTGVEPS